One window of Terriglobales bacterium genomic DNA carries:
- a CDS encoding sigma-54 dependent transcriptional regulator: MNSILVVDDEADIRKSLRGALEDEGFKVDTAESGEACLETLKARSYDVVLLDIWLPGIDGLDTLERIKEHEDPPEVIIISGHGTIETAVRATKLGAFDFLEKPLSLERMLILIKNAMEARKLRGENREFRKQLEAKSVIVGESVPTKALRQQIGLMAPTNGRVLIYGESGTGKELVARAIHNQSLRRDNVFTEVNCAAIPEDFIEPELFGYRNSAVSGEAAEKIGTFERADGGTLFLDEVGDMSLKTQSKVLRTLDEQRFTPVGAADPITVDVRVIASTNKNLEEEIASGNFREDLFYRLNVIPFYVPPLRERIEDVPLLAKHFIREFSSRYSRRTREITDDATEALMKYSWPGNVRELRNVIERIVIMNPGATKLERKHLPPLVYRDGSRRSSTPEFSSLQQARAAYERDYILKKLDESKGNISRAAEILGLERSHLYRKMKALGISVKE, translated from the coding sequence ATGAACTCTATTCTTGTAGTCGATGACGAAGCCGACATTCGCAAATCGTTGCGCGGCGCATTGGAAGACGAAGGCTTCAAGGTCGACACGGCTGAGAGCGGCGAAGCATGTCTGGAGACGCTGAAGGCGCGTTCTTACGATGTCGTTCTTCTGGATATCTGGCTGCCGGGAATCGACGGCCTGGACACGCTCGAAAGAATCAAAGAACACGAGGATCCGCCAGAAGTCATCATCATCTCGGGGCACGGCACGATTGAAACCGCCGTTCGAGCCACCAAGCTCGGAGCCTTCGATTTTTTGGAGAAGCCGCTCTCGCTGGAGCGGATGCTGATCCTGATTAAGAACGCAATGGAGGCGCGGAAGCTGCGCGGTGAAAACCGCGAATTCCGCAAGCAGCTCGAAGCCAAGAGTGTCATCGTCGGCGAGAGCGTTCCTACGAAGGCTTTGCGCCAACAGATTGGATTGATGGCGCCAACCAATGGGCGCGTCTTGATCTACGGCGAGTCCGGAACGGGAAAAGAACTGGTCGCGCGCGCCATTCACAACCAGAGTCTGCGTCGCGATAACGTATTTACCGAAGTAAACTGTGCAGCGATTCCTGAAGACTTCATCGAGCCGGAACTGTTCGGATACCGAAATTCGGCGGTCTCAGGCGAGGCTGCCGAGAAGATCGGGACGTTTGAACGCGCCGACGGCGGAACGCTGTTCCTCGACGAAGTTGGCGACATGAGCCTGAAGACTCAGTCAAAAGTTCTGCGCACTCTCGATGAACAGCGCTTCACCCCGGTAGGCGCCGCCGATCCCATCACCGTGGACGTGCGCGTAATCGCTTCAACCAACAAGAACCTCGAAGAGGAGATCGCCAGCGGTAACTTTCGCGAAGACCTCTTCTATCGTTTGAACGTTATTCCGTTCTATGTACCTCCGTTGCGAGAGCGCATCGAAGATGTTCCCCTTTTGGCAAAACACTTCATCAGGGAATTCTCCTCACGTTATAGCCGGCGTACGAGAGAGATTACCGACGACGCAACCGAAGCGCTCATGAAGTACTCCTGGCCGGGTAACGTCCGCGAGTTGCGGAACGTAATCGAACGCATCGTAATTATGAATCCCGGAGCAACAAAGCTGGAGCGCAAGCACCTCCCGCCGCTCGTTTATCGCGACGGATCGCGCCGTAGCTCGACTCCAGAATTCTCGTCGTTACAGCAGGCGCGCGCGGCCTACGAGCGCGATTACATTCTGAAGAAGCTGGACGAAAGCAAAGGCAACATCAGTCGTGCCGCCGAGATTCTCGGTCTCGAGCGCAGCCACTTGTATCGAAAGATGAAGGCGCTGGGGATTTCAGTGAAGGAATAA
- a CDS encoding ATP-binding protein, with product MPATNPKPVERKALIIGLGIAIFVLFLVLASQQAFNLTFLNPGGAQQTVLLTALSALVFLLFVALTFVLLRNLLKLLAERRVGVLGSKFRTKMVFGALLMSFTPALFMFLFTYLLTNRSIDRWFSRPVQNLREGSEQVAALLVDYANANAQAEAKALAANSRIQRAFEVGDFAAVNSVLHEEEPALQDGFALALHGHVPVASINLPTEWEKIGPPLAEAVAASRRFAWGNSIYAVAQSGAGRNGAIIVAIPLPASFDATMQQIAESQRNYQELATAGKAVRRAYILLLLLITALVLFAATWLSLFISKLVTRPVAALAEATQELSQGHFSYRVAVAAADELGELVASFNRMAADLEESRTKIEQSSRELEKANANIEHRRRQTEIILENIPTGVLSLDGSGRVRHANPAFVRLLKFRDQSSANASSENFEGASLRDIFGPEIATQMVHLMRKADRMGTTTSQFELQSGGGRLNVAITVASMRFDRQRLGYVMVFEDFTELLRAQKQAAWREVARRVAHEIKNPLTPIALSADRIRRHLERGTPPDKNSMAVMSGCADTITNAVETVRQLVDEFSTLARFPTAQPRPSEINAIIESALQLFSGRLDGVTIRTHLAPELPVVLADPEAMKRAIANLIDNAAEALHDSLVREIYISTSLVESRDSVEVVIADTGHGITDDVKERLFLPYVSSKKRGTGLGLSIVSRIMQEHNGSIRIEENHPVGARFILELPMAVEAATPVSS from the coding sequence GTGCCAGCCACCAACCCCAAACCAGTCGAGCGCAAGGCCCTCATCATAGGCCTTGGCATAGCTATCTTCGTCCTCTTTCTAGTGCTCGCCTCGCAGCAGGCGTTCAATCTGACCTTCCTGAACCCCGGCGGAGCGCAGCAGACCGTTCTCCTCACGGCACTCTCCGCCCTTGTCTTTCTGCTGTTCGTCGCGCTCACGTTCGTGTTGCTGCGCAATCTACTCAAGCTACTGGCAGAGCGCCGCGTTGGCGTCCTCGGCTCCAAGTTCCGGACGAAGATGGTTTTCGGAGCGCTGCTGATGTCGTTTACGCCGGCGCTCTTTATGTTCTTGTTCACTTATCTTCTGACCAACCGGTCAATCGATCGTTGGTTCTCGCGTCCGGTACAGAACCTGCGTGAAGGCTCGGAGCAAGTCGCAGCGCTGCTCGTTGACTATGCAAACGCGAATGCCCAAGCCGAAGCAAAGGCTTTGGCAGCCAATTCCCGCATTCAGCGAGCTTTCGAGGTCGGTGATTTTGCCGCAGTTAATTCCGTACTCCACGAGGAAGAACCAGCCCTGCAAGACGGCTTTGCCCTTGCGTTGCACGGACATGTACCGGTGGCTTCAATTAATCTCCCTACGGAGTGGGAAAAAATTGGGCCGCCCCTTGCCGAAGCGGTTGCAGCGAGTCGCCGGTTTGCCTGGGGGAATTCGATTTACGCGGTTGCACAAAGCGGTGCGGGAAGAAACGGCGCAATCATCGTGGCGATTCCCCTGCCGGCGAGCTTCGATGCCACGATGCAGCAAATTGCTGAAAGCCAGCGCAACTATCAGGAACTCGCCACTGCGGGAAAAGCGGTACGCCGTGCATACATCCTCCTGCTTCTCCTGATTACCGCGCTCGTGCTGTTTGCCGCTACGTGGCTTTCATTGTTTATTTCCAAACTGGTAACTCGACCTGTTGCTGCTCTTGCCGAAGCGACTCAGGAGCTCTCACAAGGACACTTCTCTTATCGCGTAGCGGTAGCTGCCGCGGACGAACTCGGAGAGTTGGTAGCCTCCTTTAATCGCATGGCCGCCGACTTGGAAGAGAGTCGCACAAAGATCGAGCAATCCTCGCGCGAACTCGAGAAGGCAAATGCGAACATTGAACACCGACGCCGTCAGACCGAAATCATCCTCGAGAACATTCCCACCGGCGTGCTTTCTTTGGACGGCTCGGGAAGGGTTCGCCACGCGAATCCCGCATTTGTTCGCCTACTGAAGTTCCGCGATCAATCTTCCGCGAATGCTTCCTCGGAAAATTTCGAAGGCGCTTCCTTACGGGACATCTTTGGCCCCGAGATCGCAACGCAGATGGTTCACCTGATGCGCAAGGCTGACCGGATGGGGACGACCACGAGCCAGTTTGAGCTGCAGTCGGGCGGCGGCAGACTCAACGTTGCGATAACCGTCGCATCCATGCGCTTCGACCGCCAACGGCTCGGTTATGTAATGGTGTTCGAAGACTTCACAGAATTGTTGCGCGCGCAAAAACAGGCCGCCTGGCGCGAAGTAGCGAGGCGCGTGGCGCACGAGATCAAGAATCCACTTACGCCCATCGCGCTCTCGGCAGATCGCATTCGCCGGCATCTAGAGCGTGGGACTCCTCCGGACAAGAATTCTATGGCGGTAATGTCAGGCTGCGCCGACACAATCACGAATGCGGTAGAAACCGTTCGTCAACTGGTCGATGAATTCTCCACGCTCGCCCGATTTCCGACGGCGCAACCTCGTCCCAGCGAAATCAACGCAATCATCGAAAGCGCCTTGCAACTATTCAGTGGGCGCCTCGATGGAGTGACAATTCGGACTCATCTCGCTCCAGAGTTGCCGGTCGTCCTGGCCGATCCCGAGGCCATGAAGCGGGCCATTGCCAATCTCATTGACAACGCGGCTGAAGCTCTTCACGATTCGCTCGTTCGCGAGATCTATATTTCCACATCCCTTGTAGAAAGCCGTGACTCAGTAGAGGTCGTAATCGCGGACACCGGCCACGGAATCACCGACGATGTGAAAGAACGGCTGTTCCTGCCCTATGTCTCAAGCAAGAAAAGAGGCACAGGCCTGGGACTGTCGATTGTGAGCCGCATCATGCAAGAGCACAACGGCTCGATCCGCATCGAAGAGAATCACCCAGTAGGCGCTCGTTTCATTTTGGAACTGCCTATGGCAGTGGAGGCTGCGACCCCCGTGAGTTCATGA
- a CDS encoding aldehyde dehydrogenase family protein, with translation MPAKVYKNLIGGEWVESRSGQTFENQNPANVKDVVGIFPRSNKDDVDEAVQAATRAFERWRLTPAPRRGEMIYRCAQILQERKEDYARDMTREMGKVLKETRGDVQEAIDTAFYMAGEGRRLDGHTVPSELPNKFAMAMRVPLGVVGMITPWNFPMAIPSWKIFPAIISGNTCVIKPAEDTPLSTVNLVRALMDAGLPPGVVNIVHGYGPEAGAPLLEHEDVRAISFTGSSEVGRIIGQAAARNFKPCSLEMGGKNAIIVLNDANVDLAIDGALWGGFGTTGQRCTAASRVIVQKGVYNQFADKFVSRAKAMKVGAGIDEQSDMGPQINQQQIETTQKYVEIGKNEGAKLLTGGNRITSGGLGDGFFWEPTIFGDAHGKMRVAQEEIFGPVVSLIPTDSLEQAVEISNGVAYGLSSAVYTRDVNKAFTAMRDLQTGITYINAPTIGAEVHLPFGGTKATGNGHREGGIGAIDFYTQWKAIYVDYSDRLQRAQIDTGE, from the coding sequence ATGCCCGCAAAAGTTTATAAGAACCTGATCGGAGGCGAGTGGGTCGAATCGCGCTCCGGACAAACATTCGAGAATCAGAATCCCGCGAACGTCAAGGACGTAGTTGGAATCTTCCCAAGATCCAATAAGGACGATGTAGACGAGGCGGTTCAGGCTGCCACAAGAGCCTTCGAGCGCTGGCGGCTTACTCCTGCTCCTCGCCGCGGAGAGATGATCTATCGCTGTGCGCAGATTCTTCAGGAGCGAAAAGAGGACTACGCGCGCGACATGACTCGCGAGATGGGAAAGGTTCTCAAAGAAACTCGCGGCGATGTCCAAGAGGCCATCGATACCGCCTTCTACATGGCAGGCGAAGGGCGGCGTCTCGACGGACATACAGTTCCTTCCGAACTCCCCAACAAGTTTGCGATGGCAATGCGTGTGCCTCTCGGCGTAGTGGGAATGATTACGCCCTGGAATTTTCCGATGGCGATTCCGTCATGGAAGATTTTCCCTGCGATCATTTCGGGAAACACCTGTGTCATAAAGCCGGCGGAAGACACGCCACTCTCGACGGTTAATCTGGTGCGCGCTCTCATGGACGCGGGGCTTCCACCGGGAGTCGTCAACATTGTCCATGGTTACGGTCCTGAAGCTGGCGCTCCACTGCTCGAGCACGAGGACGTCCGCGCGATCTCGTTCACGGGATCGAGCGAAGTCGGCCGCATCATCGGCCAGGCGGCCGCACGCAATTTCAAACCGTGCTCACTGGAAATGGGCGGAAAGAACGCCATCATCGTGCTTAACGATGCCAATGTGGATTTGGCTATTGATGGCGCCCTCTGGGGAGGCTTCGGCACAACCGGTCAGCGCTGCACAGCCGCCAGCCGCGTGATCGTGCAAAAGGGCGTCTACAACCAGTTCGCCGACAAGTTCGTGAGCCGTGCGAAAGCGATGAAGGTTGGAGCAGGCATCGACGAACAGAGCGACATGGGCCCCCAAATCAACCAGCAGCAGATTGAGACGACGCAAAAGTATGTCGAGATTGGCAAGAATGAAGGCGCAAAACTGCTGACCGGCGGGAACCGCATTACTTCCGGCGGCCTTGGCGACGGATTTTTTTGGGAACCCACGATTTTCGGCGATGCGCACGGAAAGATGCGAGTCGCCCAGGAAGAGATCTTTGGTCCCGTGGTTTCGCTGATTCCAACCGACAGTCTCGAGCAGGCAGTCGAGATTTCAAACGGCGTGGCGTATGGTCTTTCCTCGGCTGTGTACACGCGCGACGTGAACAAAGCATTCACGGCCATGCGCGATCTGCAAACGGGAATCACCTACATCAACGCGCCAACCATTGGCGCAGAAGTGCACCTGCCGTTCGGGGGCACGAAGGCAACCGGTAACGGACACCGCGAAGGCGGCATCGGCGCAATCGATTTCTATACGCAATGGAAAGCGATCTACGTGGATTACTCCGACCGTCTGCAACGCGCACAGATTGATACAGGGGAATGA
- a CDS encoding FecR domain-containing protein, translated as MSPKPKDERSYIQYITVTYRSVLLAILLIVALVSAVSYFLFPQQTKALVSELVEMLHLDSPTRALAKETGQQQAHFTNIDGTVRVKRNNSSGWANASYDLPLNRGDVVQTGPEGIAKIVFADGSNYTIKQDSLIVIEENSTNEAQQTQVAVQVTTGTVDLATATYSQGSSSRVTVAGATASLAPESSAQVHNDNRNNDHSILLKQGSGSVLRNGELVRLGSYERVSFKAEDVKMTRAKEVGPPTLITPANMLPVFAAKDEGQVDFTWTPMQNTRQYHLRLSKNPYFTQLVEDKTLVMPQFRAAGLAEGAYYWTVQSVDPQGRESVESEHNKFTIIAKAANAGLALELDPLVQHGHVIEVRGKTDPAARVMVNGEEVPVVGGDGTFRYYTPPLPQGESVITVTAQNAKGGVSTQTKKIVVQ; from the coding sequence GTGTCCCCAAAGCCCAAAGACGAGAGGAGCTATATCCAGTACATCACGGTCACGTACCGGAGCGTACTGCTTGCCATTCTCCTGATCGTCGCGTTAGTGAGCGCAGTTAGCTACTTCCTTTTTCCGCAGCAAACGAAAGCCTTGGTCAGCGAACTGGTGGAAATGCTGCATCTGGATTCTCCGACGCGAGCACTCGCGAAAGAGACCGGGCAGCAGCAGGCGCACTTCACCAACATTGACGGCACGGTCCGCGTAAAGAGAAACAACAGCAGCGGATGGGCAAACGCAAGCTACGATCTTCCGCTGAACAGGGGTGACGTAGTTCAGACCGGACCCGAAGGAATCGCCAAAATTGTGTTTGCCGATGGCAGCAACTACACGATCAAGCAGGATTCGTTGATTGTCATCGAGGAAAACTCAACTAACGAGGCTCAGCAAACACAGGTTGCTGTGCAGGTAACAACCGGCACTGTGGATTTAGCGACCGCAACGTACTCCCAGGGCTCCAGCTCGCGGGTGACCGTAGCCGGCGCTACCGCGAGCCTCGCGCCTGAGAGCTCGGCGCAAGTGCACAACGACAATCGTAACAATGATCACTCGATCCTGCTGAAGCAGGGTTCGGGCAGCGTTTTGCGTAATGGCGAACTAGTTCGCCTGGGCAGCTATGAAAGAGTTTCGTTCAAGGCCGAAGACGTCAAGATGACCAGGGCCAAAGAGGTTGGGCCCCCCACCTTGATCACTCCAGCAAATATGTTGCCGGTATTCGCGGCAAAGGACGAAGGGCAAGTTGATTTCACCTGGACCCCGATGCAGAACACGCGGCAGTACCACTTGAGGCTCTCGAAGAATCCCTATTTCACGCAGCTAGTCGAAGACAAAACCTTGGTCATGCCGCAATTTAGAGCGGCCGGACTGGCAGAGGGCGCATACTACTGGACAGTGCAATCGGTGGATCCGCAAGGCAGGGAATCTGTAGAAAGCGAACACAACAAGTTCACAATTATCGCGAAAGCGGCAAATGCAGGGCTCGCACTGGAACTTGATCCGCTGGTGCAGCACGGACATGTGATTGAAGTTCGCGGCAAAACGGATCCGGCCGCCCGCGTGATGGTAAACGGCGAAGAAGTTCCGGTGGTCGGCGGAGATGGCACCTTCCGGTATTACACGCCTCCGCTCCCGCAAGGGGAAAGCGTTATTACAGTAACAGCGCAGAATGCGAAGGGTGGAGTAAGCACCCAGACAAAGAAGATCGTAGTGCAGTAG
- a CDS encoding UbiX family flavin prenyltransferase: MPPAGMPDLPHNLTVAATGASGAIFTRELLTAVEADSRITTVNFIASDNALRVFAEELQIRGRNDLVAQLLGERSRKIQQQGNSDIGANVASGSYPTDAMIVLPCSMGTLARVANGLAGNLIERAADVCLKEARPLVLCVRETPLNKIHIRNMYRAADAGATVYPLIPTFYNLPQSLEEMARQFACRVLAHLGLQQEGAYQWKSH; this comes from the coding sequence ATGCCTCCAGCCGGTATGCCGGACCTTCCTCATAACCTCACGGTTGCTGCAACTGGTGCAAGCGGTGCGATCTTCACGCGCGAGCTGCTCACTGCCGTGGAAGCTGATTCCCGAATTACAACTGTTAACTTCATCGCGTCTGACAATGCCCTTCGAGTCTTTGCCGAGGAGCTCCAAATTCGCGGCCGCAATGATCTTGTTGCCCAGCTACTGGGTGAAAGGAGCCGAAAGATACAGCAACAGGGCAATAGTGACATCGGCGCGAATGTAGCTAGTGGCTCTTATCCTACCGACGCAATGATCGTTCTTCCCTGCAGCATGGGAACGCTGGCGCGCGTGGCCAACGGTCTAGCGGGAAATTTGATCGAACGCGCGGCAGATGTTTGTCTCAAGGAGGCGCGTCCTCTGGTGCTGTGCGTGCGCGAGACGCCGCTGAACAAGATCCATATCAGGAATATGTATCGGGCTGCCGATGCTGGCGCTACCGTGTATCCACTCATTCCCACTTTTTACAATCTGCCTCAATCGCTAGAGGAGATGGCTCGGCAGTTTGCTTGTCGGGTGTTGGCGCATCTTGGATTGCAGCAGGAGGGCGCCTATCAATGGAAGTCTCACTGA
- the ald gene encoding alanine dehydrogenase has product MIIGVPKEVKDHEARVGIVPSGVKALVEAGHKVLVETKAGELSSMPDRDYKQAGAEIASSAAEVWNRAEMVVKVKEPIEQEVQFFREGLVLFTYLHLAPIPDLTDHLLKKKVVGIAYETVTDRSGTLPLLTPMSEVAGRMSVQVGASYLEHEKGGRGILLGGVPGVAPAKVMIIGGGIVGINAAKIALGMGADTTIIDINLNRLRELDDIFNGQVRTLASNSYTIAKSCAEADLVIGGVLIPGAAAPKLVTREMVSHMKRGAVIVDVAIDQGGCIETAKPTTHSNPAYTVDGVVHYCVTNMPGAVPHTSTLALTNATFPYVLKLANQGANAAIKADPGIREGVNTFHGHLTYSAVAESQRKPFKPVKDLVA; this is encoded by the coding sequence ATGATTATTGGTGTTCCGAAGGAAGTAAAAGATCACGAAGCAAGAGTGGGCATCGTGCCCTCCGGCGTGAAGGCGCTGGTCGAAGCCGGCCACAAGGTTCTGGTTGAGACCAAAGCTGGCGAACTTTCATCCATGCCGGACCGGGATTACAAGCAGGCAGGCGCTGAGATCGCCAGCTCGGCGGCAGAGGTATGGAACCGAGCCGAAATGGTGGTCAAGGTCAAAGAGCCAATTGAACAGGAAGTGCAGTTCTTCCGCGAGGGACTCGTGCTCTTCACCTATCTGCATCTGGCTCCGATTCCTGACCTGACGGATCATCTTCTCAAGAAAAAGGTAGTTGGCATCGCCTACGAAACGGTCACGGACCGTAGTGGCACGTTGCCGCTGCTCACACCAATGTCTGAGGTTGCAGGACGCATGTCCGTCCAGGTTGGCGCCAGCTATCTCGAGCACGAGAAGGGCGGCCGCGGCATTCTGCTAGGCGGCGTTCCCGGAGTGGCCCCGGCGAAGGTCATGATCATCGGTGGTGGCATCGTCGGCATCAACGCAGCCAAAATCGCTCTTGGCATGGGCGCCGATACGACGATCATCGACATCAATCTGAATCGCCTGCGAGAGCTGGATGACATCTTCAATGGGCAGGTTCGCACTCTAGCGTCGAACTCCTATACCATTGCGAAGTCTTGCGCCGAAGCCGATCTCGTGATCGGAGGCGTCCTGATTCCTGGCGCCGCGGCTCCGAAGTTGGTAACTCGCGAGATGGTGAGCCACATGAAACGCGGCGCAGTAATCGTTGACGTCGCCATCGACCAGGGTGGCTGCATCGAAACCGCTAAGCCAACCACCCACAGCAATCCGGCATACACAGTGGATGGAGTGGTTCACTACTGCGTGACGAACATGCCGGGCGCAGTGCCGCACACTTCTACGCTCGCGCTAACCAACGCAACCTTCCCCTATGTGCTGAAGCTGGCCAACCAGGGCGCAAATGCGGCGATCAAAGCTGATCCAGGAATTCGGGAAGGCGTGAATACCTTCCACGGACATCTCACATACTCAGCCGTGGCGGAGTCCCAACGAAAGCCGTTCAAGCCAGTAAAAGACCTCGTGGCCTAA